From a region of the Sesamum indicum cultivar Zhongzhi No. 13 linkage group LG3, S_indicum_v1.0, whole genome shotgun sequence genome:
- the LOC105159451 gene encoding amino acid permease 3-like has product MSESAGSRQAHNQVFDISVNVPNQGGSKCFDDDGRLKRSGTLWTASAHIITAVIGSGVLSLAWATAQLGWVAGPSVMFMFSIVTYYTSTLLAACYRSGDPDTGKRNYTYMDAVRANLGGFQVKLCGAIQYLNLFGVAIGYTIASSISMMAIERSNCFHSKGDDSPCRVSSNPYMIAFGVVEIILSQIPDFDQIWWLSIVAAVMSFTYSTIGLGLGIAKVAENGKIMGSLTGISIGKVTETQKIWRSFQALGAIAFAYSYSLILIEIQDTIKSPPSEYKTMKKATLLSVAVTTIFYMSCGCFGYAAFGDMSPGNLLTGFGFYNPYWLLDIANVAIVIHLIGAYQVFCQPLFAFIEKTALEWFPDSKFITKEIAIPIPGFRAYKLNLFRLVWRTIFVIVTTIISMLMPFFNDVVGILGAFGFWPLTVYFPVEMYIKQKRIPKWSTRWVSLQILSVACLVISVAAAAGSFAGVVSDLKVYKPFKTSY; this is encoded by the exons ATGAGTGAGAGCGCAGGATCAAGGCAAGCCCACAACCAGGTGTTTGATATCTCCGTCAATGTGCCTAATCAGGGTGGCTCCAAGTGTTTCGACGACGACGGCCGTCTCAAAAGAAGTG GAACTCTATGGACGGCGAGTGCCCACATAATAACTGCTGTGATTGGGTCTGGAGTTCTGTCCTTGGCTTGGGCCACGGCCCAGTTGGGTTGGGTTGCTGGTCCCTCTGTCATGTTCATGTTCTCCATCGTCACCTATTACACTTCTACGCTTCTCGCGGCATGTTACCGCTCCGGCGACCCGGATACCGGCAAGAGGAACTACACTTACATGGATGCTGTGCGGGCCAACTTAG GTGGGTTCCAGGTTAAGCTGTGTGGGGCAATTCAGTACTTGAATCTTTTTGGAGTTGCTATTGGCTACACCATTGCGTCATCTATAAGCATGAT GGCAATTGAGAGGTCAAATTGCTTCCATTCAAAAGGAGATGACAGCCCTTGTAGAGTTTCAAGCAATCCTTACATGATTGCTTTTGGTGTTGTGGAAATAATTTTGTCCCAAATCCCAGATTTTGACCAGATATGGTGGCTCTCAATTGTTGCTGCAGTTATGTCTTTCACTTACTCCACCATTGGTTTAGGCCTAGGAATTGCTAAAGTTGCAG aaaatggaaaaatcatGGGAAGTCTCACTGGAATAAGTATAGGTAAAGTCACTGAAACACAGAAGATATGGAGAAGCTTCCAAGCTCTTGGGGCCATAGCTTTTGCCTATTCTTACTCCCTTATTCTCATTGAAATTCAG GATACTATAAAATCCCCACCATCAGAATACAAGACAATGAAGAAAGCCACCCTTCTAAGTGTAGCAGTAACAACAATTTTCTACATGTCCTGTGGCTGCTTTGGCTATGCAGCATTTGGGGACATGTCCCCAGGAAACCTCCTCACCGGTTTCGGCTTCTACAACCCTTACTGGCTTCTGGACATAGCAAACGTCGCCATTGTGATCCACCTCATTGGTGCATACCAAGTTTTCTGCCAGCCCCTCTTCGCCTTCATTGAGAAAACAGCTCTAGAATGGTTCCCCGACAGCAAATTCATCACCAAAGAAATCGCGATCCCTATCCCGGGCTTTAGGGCTTACAAGCTCAACCTCTTCAGGCTTGTTTGGAGAACAATCTTCGTGATCGTTACGACCATCATTTCCATGCTGATGCCGTTCTTCAACGACGTTGTTGGGATTTTAGGGGCCTTCGGATTTTGGCCTCTGACGGTATATTTCCCTGTGGAGATGTACATCAAGCAGAAGAGGATTCCCAAATGGAGCACAAGATGGGTGAGCCTCCAAATTCTAAGTGTTGCTTGCTTGGTAATATCAGTTGCTGCTGCCGCTGGTTCATTTGCTGGAGTTGTTTCTGATCTCAAAGTTTACAAGCCTTTCAAGACTAGTTACTGA
- the LOC105159452 gene encoding pentatricopeptide repeat-containing protein At1g77405 (The sequence of the model RefSeq protein was modified relative to this genomic sequence to represent the inferred CDS: added 50 bases not found in genome assembly) — protein sequence MFVSPPFLRRFSTQSNHLVGQVLGAIIQNRPFNAISPPHHNFIWTSETVIQVLRSIPLYLFQSPRSIGRQRSFRHRSPLKQRNLKQETIKYQKGSLILGPAAHRDPKRLNLGLEKALEFYYWVETNFGFQHNEQTCKEMALVLVKGNRMNLFWDFLKNMSRRYEKCNLVTTATMTCLIKALGEEGLVNEALAAFYRMKQFHCKPDVCAYNNVIYALCRVGFFKKAKFLFDQMELPGFRCPPDVFTYTILISSYCRYALETGSRKAIRRRLWEANHLFRLMLFKGFVPDVVTYNCLINGCCKTNRIGRALELFDDMAKRGCIPNKITYNSFIRYYSAVNEVDKAIEMLKKMQERSHGVPTSSSYTPIIHALCEVGRVAEARDFLVELVVGGSVPREYTYKLVCNALQSAGKMDLLNENLCRDIEGAIGSRISQVMKVKPTMRLDKCGGGG from the exons ATGTTCGTATCGCCACCATTCCTCCGCCGGTTCTCCACCCAAAGCAACCACCTTGTCGGCCAAGTGCTGGGGGCGATTATCCAAAACAGACCTTTCAATGCCATCTCTCCGCCGCACCACAATTTCATTTGGACTTCAGAAACTGTCATTCAAGTCCTAAGATCAATCCCTTTATACCTCTTTCAATCCCCAAGATCCATTGGTCGTCAAAGATCCTTCCGCCATCGCTCTCCACTCAAGCAGAGAAACCTCAAACaagaaacaattaaatatcaaaaggGTTCTCTGATTCTTGGCCCTGCAGCTCATAGAGACCCCAAAAGATTGAATCTTGGACTCGAAAAAGCACTTGAGTTCTACTATTGGGTCGAAACGAATTTTGGGTTTCAACACAACGAGCAGACCTGTAAAGAGATGGCTCTCGTTTTAGTCAAGGGTAATAGAATGAATTTATTCTGGGATTTCTTGAAGAATATGTCGAGAAGGTATGAAAAATGCAATCTTGTGACCACTGCTACTATGACTTGCTTGATTAAGGCTCTGGGAGAGGAGGGTTTGGTGAATGAAGCATTGGCTGCATTTTATAGGATGAAGCAGTTTCACTGCAAGCCTGATGTTTGTGCTTATAATAATGTGATTTACGCGCTTTGTAGAGTTGGGTTTTTCAAGAAAGCTAAGTTCTTGTTCGACCAAATGGAGTTGCCGGGGTTTAGATGCCCACCGGACGTGTTTACTTACACAATTTTGATTAGTTCTTATTGTAGGTACGCATTGGAGACTGGTTCTAGGAAGGCCATCAGGAGACGGCTGTGGGAGGCAAATCATTTGTTCCGGCTAATGCTTTTCAAAGGGTTTGTTCCGGATGTGGTGACTTATAATTGTTTGATCAATGGTTGTTGCAAGACTAATAGGATCGGGAGGGCATTGGAGTTGTTTGATGATATGGCTAAAAGGGGATGTATACCcaataaaattacttataattcATTCATTAGGTACTATAGCGCCGTCAATGAGGTTGACAAGGCTATTGAGATGTTGAAGAAGATGCAAGAGAGGAGTCATGGGGTGCCCACTTCGAGTTCTTATACCCCGATAATTCATGCCCTCTGTGAAGTGGGAAGAGTAGCAGAGGCAAGGGATTTTCTGGTGGAGTTGGTTGTGGGAGGATCAGTTCCTAGAGagtatacttataa AAAACTTGTGTAGGGACATTGAAGGCGCTATTGGGAGTCGGATTAGTCAAGTAATGAAGGTGAAACCAACCATGAGACTAGATAAGTGTGGGGGGGGTGGTTGA